Proteins encoded in a region of the Polyodon spathula isolate WHYD16114869_AA chromosome 9, ASM1765450v1, whole genome shotgun sequence genome:
- the LOC121320466 gene encoding gap junction beta-2 protein-like has product MNWGQLYSLLGGVNKHSTSIGKVWLSVLFIFRIMILIVAVESVWGDEQSDFTCNTLQPGCKNVCYDHYFPISHIRLWSLQLIFVSTPALLVAMHVAHSIKEEKKTLIRTMGDKADVDIEMLKKRKFHIVGPLWWTYTVSLFFRLLFEAAFMYVFYYLYNGFHMPRLVKCDAWPCPNTVDCFISRPTEKTVFTIFMIVVSSLCMVLNVAELSYLIVKALLGCCRKQRYHSSHVSKSKECHQNKRNEILLLEQGSSKASAPEK; this is encoded by the coding sequence ATGAACTGGGGCCAGCTGTATTCTCTGTTAGGAGGCGTGAACAAGCACTCCACCAGCATTGGGAAGGTCTGGCTGTCTGTCCTCTTCATTTTCCGCATTATGATCCTCATCGTGGCAGTCGAGAGCGTCTGGGGAGACGAGCAATCGGACTTCACCTGCAACACCCTGCAGCCCGGCTGCAAGAATGTCTGCTATGACCACTACTTCCCCATCTCCCACATCAGGCTCTGGAGCCTGCAGCTCATTTTTGTTTCCACTCCTGCTCTCCTGGTAGCCATGCACGTGGCTCACAGCATAAAAGAGGAAAAGAAGACTCTCATTAGAACCATGGGTGACAAAGCAGATGTGGACATAGAAATGCTTAAGAAGAGGAAGTTCCATATTGTGGGGCCGCTGTGGTGGACCTACACTGTTAGTCTGTTTTTCAGGTTGCTGTTTGAAGCTGCCTTCATGTACgttttttattatctttacaaTGGCTTCCATATGCCACGCCTGGTGAAATGTGACGCCTGGCCCTGCCCAAACACAGTTGATTGTTTCATTTCTCGACCCACCGAGAAGACCGTGTTCACCATTTTCATGATTGTTGTCTCGTCCCTGTGCATGGTACTCAATGTGGCTGAATTGTCGTACCTGATCGTTAAGGCTTTGCTGGGGTGTTGCAGGAAACAAAGATATCACTCTAGTCACGTTTCCAAAAGTAAGGAATGCCACCAAAATAAAAGGAATGAAATCCTGCTATTGGAGCAAGGATCCAGCAAGGCTAGTGCTCCAGAGAAATAG
- the gja3 gene encoding gap junction alpha-3 protein produces MGDWSFLGRLLENAQEHSTVIGKVWLTVLFIFRILVLGAAAEEVWGDEQSDFTCNTQQPGCENVCYDKAFPISHIRFWVLQIIFVSTPTLIYLGHVLHIVRMEEKRKEKEEELRKSSRLQEEKELFKNGSGGKKEKPPIRDEHGKIRIRGTLLRTYIFNIIFKTLFEVGFIVGQYFLYGFQLKPLYRCDRWPCPNTVDCFISRPTEKTIFIIFMLVVACVSLLLNLLEIYHLGWKKLKQGLIKEYSSSHVLPCNKTEPEPMTPTPRTAPPSLSYPPYYTDTTAESPHAYPAAPPAEFKMSPLTEDQHPSPPFYINSNHRLATEQNWANLATEQQSRERKPASSSASTTSSVRNERSSKDALASSRSLRAGKSEQQEGHVTTTVEMHEPPVVTDTRRLSRASKSSSSRARSDDLAV; encoded by the coding sequence ATGGGTGACTGGAGCTTCTTGGGGAGACTTTTGGAAAATGCACAAGAACACTCCACGGTGATAGGGAAGGTCTGGCTGACAGTGCTCTTTATCTTCAGGATCTTAGTGCTGGGAGCAGCCGCCGAAGAAGTCTGGGGAGACGAACAGTCTGATTTCACATGCAATACCCAGCAGCCTGGTTGTGAAAACGTCTGCTATGACAAGGCCTTCCCAATCTCCCACATCCGCTTCTGGGTGCTTCAGATCATCTTTGTGTCGACGCCCACCCTCATCTACCTGGGGCACGTCCTGCACATCGTGCGGATGGAGGAGAAGAGgaaagagaaggaggaggagctgcGGAAGTCTAGCAGACTTCAAGAGGAGAAAGAGCTCTTCAAAAATGGCAGTGGTGGGAAAAAAGAGAAACCACCTATCAGAGATGAGCATGGTAAAATCCGAATCAGGGGCACCCTCCTGCGCACCTACATTTTCAACATCATTTTCAAGACCTTGTTTGAAGTTGGATTTATTGTAGGTCAGTATTTTCTTTATGGTTTTCAACTGAAGCCCCTATACAGGTGTGACAGGTGGCCATGCCCCAACACAGTGGACTGCTTTATCTCTCGTCCCACAGAAAAGACCATTTTCATCATATTTATGCTTGTGGTGGCTTGCGTGTCTCTTTTGCTGAATTTGTTAGAGATTTATCACCTAGGATGGAAGAAGCTCAAACAGGGACTGATCAAGGAGTACTCCTCAAGTCACGTACTGCCGTGCAACAAAACAGAGCCTGAACCCATGACCCCCACCCCTAGAACTGCCCCACCCAGTCTTAGCTACCCACCTTATTACACAGACACCACTGCAGAGAGTCCCCACGCTTACCCCGCTGCTCCCCCGGCAGAGTTCAAGATGTCACCTCTTACTGAGGATCAGCACCCATCCCCTCCCTTCTACATCAACAGCAACCATAGGCTGGCCACTGAGCAGAACTGGGCAAACCTCGCCACAGAGCAGCAGTCTCGTGAGAGGAAACCTGCCTCCTCTTCTGCCTCCACCACTAGCAGCGTCCGCAATGAGCGCAGCAGCAAGGATGCACTGGCCAGCAGCAGGAGCTTGAGAGCTGGGAAAAGTGAGCAGCAAGAGGGGCATGTGACCACTACAGTAGAAATGCATGAGCCCCCTGTTGTGACTGACACGCGACGATTGAGCAGGGCGAGTAAGTCTAGCAGCAGTAGAGCAAGATCGGATGACCTAGCGGTCTAG